The Leptodactylus fuscus isolate aLepFus1 chromosome 5, aLepFus1.hap2, whole genome shotgun sequence genome segment ATGAATGCACTTGTGGATAAAAACTATGGACATATGCATGAGGACTTACTAAACATACTGTATCGTAACAAtccataatacaataatacacaaTATAGACACTGCAACATAGTTATTGCAAGTGTATGACTTTGTGTACCTACATAGGAATCACATAACTATTTCATGATGGATGAACCTTGTGAATTACCTGTTCTAGGCTTTGTCCTCCCATTTTCTGCATTGCTATCATAGCTCTACGAAGTGGGTACCCCATAGACGTCACAGCCTCAATGACATCACGCTCTTCTTGGCTAAGCGCTAACAGGACATCACCCGAGTAGTCAGAACGGCTTCTTCTTGTAGGTGGGAGGCAGGTATATGGATTCAGAGACTGGAGGTACACAGGCAGAAAGACTATGCATAAGTATATGTACCTTGTAACCAGAACATTGCAGCCTAATAAACTGATGGGAATCAGAGCTCTTAAAGTTTATGAAAAAGACTCATTTAAGTATTAAGCACATGAATTCTTTATGGATCCATGAGGTATTAACTAGTAATATACAATGTCTATGGGCCAGTACTCTGTGTGTCCACACCACTAATATACAATGTCTATGGGCCAGTACTCTGTGTGTCCACACCACTAATATACTACGTCTATGGGCCAGTACTGTGTGTTCACACCACTAATATACTATGTCTATGGGCCAGTACTCTGTGTGTCCACACCACTAATATACAACGTCTATGGGTCAGTACTCTGTGTGTTCACACCATTAATATACAATGTCTATGGGCAGGTACTCTGTGTGTTCACACCACTAATATACTATGTCTATGGGCCAGTACTCTGTGTGTTCACACCACTAATATACTACGTCTATGGGCCAGTACTCTGTGTGTTCACACCACTAATATACTACGTCTATGGGCCAGTACTCTGTGTGTTCACACCACTAATATACTACGTCTATGGGTCAGTACTCTGTGTGTTCACACCATTAATATACTACGTCTATGGGCCAGTACTCTGTGTGTTCACACCACTAATATACTACGTCTATGGGCCAGTACTCTGTGTGTTCACACCATTAATATACTACGTCTATGGGCCAGTACTCTGTGTGTTCACACCACTAATATACAATGTCTATGGGCCAGTACTCTGTGTGTTCACACCACTAATATACTACGTCTATGGGTCAGTACTCTGTGTGTTCACACCATTAATATACAATGTCTATGGGCCAGTACTCTGTGTGTTCACACCATTAATATACAATGTCTATGGGCAGGTACTCTGTGTGTTCACACCACTAATATACTACGTCTATGGGCCAGTACTCTGTGTGTTCACACCACTAATATACTACGTCTATGGGTCAGTACTCTGTGTGTTCACACCACTAATATACTACGTCTATGCGTCAGTACTCTGTGTGTTCACACCACTAATATACTACGTCTATGGGCCAGTACTCTGTGTGTTCACACCACTAATATACAATGTCTATGGGCCAGTACTCTGTGTGTTCACACCATTAATATACAATGTCTATGGGCCAGTACTCTGTGTGTTCACACCACTAATATACTACATCTATGGGTCAGTACTCTGTGTGTTCACACCACTAATATACTACGTCTATGGGTCAGTACTCTGTGTGTTCACACCACTAATATACTACGTCTATGGGTCAGTACTCTGTGTGTTCACACCATTAATATACTACGTCTATGGGCCAGTACTCTGTGTGTTCACACCACTAATATACAATGTCTATGGGCCAGTACTCTGTGTGTTCACACCATTAATATACAATGTCTATGGGCCAGTACTCTGTGTGTTCACACCACTAATATACTACGTCTATGGGTCAGTACTCTGTGTGTTCACACCACTAATATACTACGTCTATGGGCCAGTACTCTGTGTGTTCACACCATTAATATACTACGTCTATGGGCCAGTACTCTGTGTGTTCACACCACTAATATACTACATCTATGGGTCAGTACTCTGTGTGTTCACACCACTAATATACTACGTCTATGGGCCAGTACTCTGTGTGTTCACACCATTAATATACTACGTCTATGGGCCAGTACTCTGTGTGTTCACACCACTAATATACAATGTCTATGGGCCAGTACTCTGTGTGTTCACACCACTAATATACTACGTCTATGGGTCAGTACTCTGTGTGTTCACACCATTAATATACAATGTCTATGGGCCAGTACTCTGTGTGTTCACACCATTAATATACAATGTCTATGGGCAGGTACTCTGTGTGTTCACACCACTAATATACTACGTCTATGGGCCAGTACTCTGTGTGTTCACACCATTAATATACTACGTCTATGGGCCAGTACTCTGTGTGTTCACACCACTAATATACTACGTCTATGGGCCAGTACTCTGTGTGTTCACACCATTAATATACTACGTCTATGGGCCAGTACTCTGTGTGTTCACACCACTAATATACAATGTCTATGGGCCAGTACTCTGTGTGTTCACACCACTAATATACTACGTCTATGGGTCAGTACTCTGTGTGTTCACACCATTAATATACAATGTCTATGGGCCAGTACTCTGTGTGTTCACACCATTAATATACAATGTCTATGGGCAGGTACTCTGTGTGTTCACACCACTAATATACTACGTCTATGGGTCAGTACTCTGTGTGTTCACACCACTAATATACTACGTCTATGCGTCAGTACTCTGTGTGTTCACACCACTAATATACTACGTCTATGGGCCAGTACTCTGTGTGTTCACACCACTAATATACAATGTCTATGGGCCAGTACTCTGTGTGTTCACACCATTAATATACAATGTCTATGGGCCAGTACTCTGTGTGTTCACACCACTAATATACTACGTCTATGGGTCAGTACTCTGTGTGTTCACACCACTAATATACTACGTCTATGGGTCAGTACTCTGTGTGTTCACACCACTAATATACTACGTCTATGGGTCAGTACTCTGTGTGTGCACACcattaatatactgtacaatgtctATGGGCCAGTACTCTGTGTATTCACACCACTGATATACAACGTCTATGGGCCAATACTCTGTGTGTTAATTTCTAAATGCATTTTCTCACTGATTGTTTTGAGACTaactgatttttttctgtagctgtATACATGGTGTTCTCCCTGTGTAAAGAATGACGGAAACTTTGGAAGGAGGTAACCATAGCCTCTTGTTTGGCTGATCAATGCGGGTGATGGGAATGGAATCAAACCGCCAAAGATAAAATATTGATATCCCAAAACAATAATTTTACAAAAATCTATTATCCAGGATTTATCATGATGATCTGTctgttaaagagagtctgtcatcaAAACCAAGCACAGTAACCCtgctgcagttagataggttagggtcacttgaatcaaacagcgtcctcctcttgtgaatcgctgcctccattgctgagatatcactggttttgtcattatgcaaatgatctctttggagTAACTTAGGTGTTGCCGTTGCtctaaagaggtaagtggcaatgccctcattactccaaagagctaatttccaTATTGACAAAGCCAGTGATATCTCGgaccccaacctatctatctgcagggctgggttaatatgtttggttttggtgacagattgCTTTAAGTTCTGTAAAAGTGGGAGATTGAGCTATCACATAAACATATATTACCGTATAGGTGGGTTTGTGGCAGCGTATTGGAGGTATGCTGCCAGCACTGTAGGGTCTCTTGGAACAGCAGCAGCAGTTAGGACGAGGAGGGGGTGTTGGGCTCAAACGGTGTCCACAGCAGTTGCTCCTTTGGAGTTGACCTTGAGAGCTGCCTCTGGAATCTGTATTCCCCTTCTGTGGGTGCACCAGAGATGCAATTCTCTTATTTGCAGCCTCCAGCTCATTCTTGGAGGTAAGTGATGAAGTTACTGACTTTCTCCTTTTGACGTTGGATGGAGGTGACTCATTATgagagcagtgacatctgggGGGTGGGCTGGGCACAAATGGAGAAGTACGAGGTCTGTTAGACCACTGGGGCTGAGGGCTTTTGGACAAACGTGCCCTTGCTTCTCTTTGTCGAGCCTCTCTCTCACTCTCCTCTGAAGATGAGTACTCATCATCCTCAGAGTAGCCATCCTCCTCAAAGATTCTTTCCTTGTCCATGTTTTCCACTCCGCCCCAGCTGCTTCTTGAACGACTAACGTTAACATCTGATGAGCTCAAGCTTCTACATCTTCTTACAGGTAATGATGGCCGTTGTGGACTGCTGCGTCTGTTGGGGGATACCCCCTTCCTCTCATGCATCATCCAATATGGAGGTGCAGTGGGTCTGACCTCAGACATGGGGGCTTTACGACCATACATTTCTTCTACCCAGTCTAGAACCTTTCTTTCCACAGAGAAATCGTGCTgcagataaaaatatatattattattgagAACGGTATTATTGAGACCTCtgctattatatattattactgcAAACTTCATTAGAAAACATGTTCCTTCCCAAAAAGCAATTATGGCTAGGACAGAGAGGTGATGCACTGCCAGAAAACTCCTGCAATTTTGATCTAGGGGTAAACCAATAAAGCCAGCATATGCAAAAGTATGCAGgggttagagcaggggtagggaacctttggctctccagctgctgtgaaactacaactcccagcatgctccattcacttccatgggagttcccagaacagcagagccagtatgcatgctgggagttgtagttttgcaacagctggagagccatacgttccctacccctgggttagaggAACTAGAAAATCCTTAATTTTACACAAGCAAATTTAACTCTTTCTAGCACAACTGTCATCCCCGGTAATGCTCCCTTTTGTTGATATTCACATAACTTATGTGACTGTTTATCTGTGTAATTGCTTTAGTGAAGTGATATGTCAGACCTCATGCAGTTCAAAAGGGGACTGATTGTTGGTATGGACCTGGTAGGGTGTCTGTGAACCAAATTGCTGATCTGATGGCTATGCAGAGGTCTACTGGTTCTGTAATCACATCTTAGTAGGCAAAGATGAGCAAAACATTTGAAGACAAATGTAGctgtggtcaaaagtcaaagcACGACATGAAGTACAAAAAAAGCATTGTTTATCTGTGTAATTGTTGTAGTGACGTGATATGTCAGACCTCATGCAGTTCAAAAGGGGGACTGAATGTTGGTATGGCCCTGGTAGGTTGTCTGTGAACCAAGTTGCTGATCTGATGGGTATGCTGAGGTCTACTGGTTCTGTGACCACATCTCAGTAGGCAAAGATCAGCAAAACATCTGCAGACAAATGTAActgtggtcaaaagtcaaagcttCACATGAAGGACAGAAAAGCAGATAGATGTTTTGCTGGTATTAGCATACTGAGATGTGATTTTGGAAACAGTAGGCCTCAATATGCATTAACTCAGGTCACAGAGGCCCCTACCAGGTGTATATCAACCTATAAACACTCTGTGAAGTCTATAGGGCTACATGAGATTTCAACTTAGCTCCTTAGCCTTGTCATTCACTGAGGGAGGGCAAGGCAAagtgtattagagcagtgtggacCATGACAGTTTGCAGCAACAGAGTGCTCCAGATCGTTCATTTGTATACTACGAAATAACTGAAAATCTTGGCAACTGAGACAGAAGTTTTTATGGAGAAAACATTTCATTCCGGTGAGCCTGACCTCTTTGCGTTGCTGGTTTAATAGGCTTCGCTCTGCTCAAGTAATAAAATTTATCAACATAGACATAAACTACATGGCTGAAAAAAAGGAGGCATTACCAAAAATGACAGGTGTGTCAGGAAGAAATAAACATAACTATGTAGAAATAGGGGTCTTCTAGTTATATTGTGCAACTCCCATACAACAATATGTAACCAGATGTCACTGAAGTtggagatgaaagacaccaacAAAGTAATGTCTATGGCTGATTTAACACAGATACAACTACAAAGTAACAAGAAagtcatataaaagtagaaatcaCATTGGGCTCTGTATCTAACATACACCGCGGGAAGAGCTTAGAGCGTATCAGTCAATGTTTCCATAGGGCCCATTCACCAGATGGAGGCAAAAAGATTATATAAAGAAACCAATAGCTGATGAAAACGTGACCACCCATTATAAGCCATTGGATAAAAAACTACCATAATTGGTCATAGTAAGCAGGATCCATCATAGCTCTTATAAAATGGAAATAATGATGCCAGGGTGAACAAAGCCATGCTTGTTTTGTGGTATGgtttttccgtctcctgtccagtttcttgggcagaagacgaaaacctaaaagcggagacgtggtgtgaacccgcccttactggaTAGAATGCAACAGAATGCTCTATTGTAATCAAGATAAAGTGATGGAAAGCTCCAGGCAAATAAGAAattagtgtgaaccaagcctataaGGGTAATACAATCATGGGCTAAGGTCACAGAAGATCCTCCATTAGgcggaggccccacgttgcggaaacgcagcttttttgtggcacattttgttgtgattttttacaccaaagccaagaatggctataaaaggaatgggaactatataggaagctcttatatttctaccttctgctcaatccactcctggttttggctcaaaaaagggcagcaaaatctgcaacaattaatctgtgtttccacaacgtggggccaacGTGATGAATGAATTGTAGGGCAGACTGAACATTTAGGGCTTGCTGTCCTTTACTTGGGAACCCTTATATTAGAAGTGGCACATTGGATGACTATCCCACCATTAACATCTAAACTGTCTGAACAGGGGGCAGTTTAGCTTGTTAAAAAACGAAGCGCAGTGAGTCTGCACAGGTGGGCTGATGATCGTCCTAAAGCAGCTGATAATGGCAAACACTGAGGTGTCCAACATGGCAGATCTGTTCTTAGTAGACTAAAGCCATTGTTGGCCAGCTACAAAGGTTCACATCATCCATAGCTGATTGTTGAAGTTTGTTCAATTGTAATGGACCATGCTTAACATCAATGGCCAGCTTAAAGCCTCAGGCACACTACTGTTTTACTGATGTTTGCAACCTTCCCATTGTATCGAGCCATGATAAGTCCCTCATAGGACTCTCTGAGGTTTTATTATATTGCCATATGCCTTTAAGTCCATACAATTGCAAGTCATATTGTGAAGTTATTCTCCCCTAGTAGCTGTGTATTACTACGTCACATTCATGAAGCCTTGTAGTTCATCCTCCCCTGCTGGTAAAATAGCCATCAATAACATGCATTGATATAAATGATATAGGAACGTCACATGCAGGTAATATGTGATCTCCAGGACTCACCACAGTACACATTAGTATATCGCTGCAGTCAGGAACATTAACATTTGAGAGGTTGGATAAACTTTCTTCAGGTGAGGGGACAGGGGTGAATCCATCATATAATCTGAAGGGGACGTCATCTAGAACACTCATTCCAATGGAGTCTCAGAACAGATAAGACCTAGACAATGACAATGAAGCTCAGAAAGGGAAGACGCTAGACCAAGTGTGATTCACAATTTGTGTGTGCTATGAAAAGACGTGTATGAAACCTATATCAGTACATACAACTGAGCAGAAAGCAATACGAAAGCAATACAATAGTAATATCAGTTGTACAGTAAAGGAACTAGAGTATGATAAAAGCAAGGGCACCCTTAGGTTCTACTGATGCAGATTCTGAAGCCAATGCCAAAAGtggattacatttttttttccattcgtgCTTTATACCACTTGGCTTTAAAATCTGCATCAACAAAACCTGAGTGTGTGTATTTACCCTAAGACTAGGTTCAGACTGTGCTTTTTTAGTTGCGGTAATGAGAGGcacatttagggctcgttcacacggggcaagagggagcaAATTATGgctctgaatccacgtcataatccgccccctcataatagaggtctatgtacaccgttagcttacttttttccatgagcggcatgttcccactcacggaaaaaagaagcgagctgccgtttcttcaggcggattctgtggctaattcagccccggcgtccgcctcgcggcagaaCCATtcgtactaggcccattcatttgagcctactccagagggggaagccgcgacagtcgtggcaggcgcattttggccctattgtgatgcggttttcaggaccaaaatgcgccccACCACCCCCCTGTGTGAAATAGCCCTTACTCTGCATGCATGTCTGACAGTCAGTCGGAGATAAGCTGTTCCAATACATAGTGGCTACCGGTAATGCTTAAATGTCTGGTGCTATGCTACTTTCTCGCCATGTAATGTGTAGTAATGGGTTTATCTACTGCAGCAgtgtcccatagatttcaatgaggcagtatatacagtatgacatgGGAGCAGTGCAGCTATCGGCATTACCAGGAGCCGCACTGACCtagaatgagttctctcgcagcactgggggcagtcccaaaccctcaaacagcgatgggggcaaccccaatgctgcgagagaaatctccagtgacgcctctattttcttctggaatgccctcttccTGTgacttcttccgtcctgggtttcaatcttctaggccttgggcagagccgactgcgcatgctcgggcTATAaaaaaatgggcgcttacaccagcttactgtgtaagtggccacaagaaaatagccgcttacaccagcttactgtgtaagcggccattttcttgtggcctgggcatgcgcagtcagctctgcccgaggcctagatgattgaaacccaggactgaagaagacacagaagaagatggaggcggtgctgaagagttctctcgcagcattggggatgtccccagtggtgtttgagcgctggggaccacccccagtgctgcgagagagctcatttgtataccgaagaaaacccggatttctactgaatgacgTTGCAGAGAAGAcacctacgtgttagttagaaaaaaagggattccaatgataggatccctttaatgttcatTAATTTTTAGCTGAAATGCATAGTAAAATGTACTCCTCACTACTGCAGTTAGTAAAAGCATGCAGTTCTTAATTTAAAAAGCACTGCGTGAACTCAGCGAAATTGTTCAGGTTGTTATGAAGTAGTCAACATTTTAGGGTGATCAGAGGTGAGACCCCACACACTACTTCTCCTTATAACAGTGGAGTAATGGAGTGAAATGGAGATGACGTCCCCCGCCCCTCCATAGTAATAAGCAGTCAGATTGAATGTTGCTCCTTTACCTTTTTACATTTAACCGACTGTACACATAATATAACATTTCACCATAACACGGACATTGACAGGTGTTCCCCAATGTTTTACAGCTGAGATTGTAATGAACAGTGACACATTTGTGGAAACATTGCAGAATGTCATATTGGTCTGTAACCAGTACACGAAAGCTGACACAATTGTTTTTTCCTCTAATCGCTCACATAGGTGGTCAGGTCTCAGTGCACATTCAGACACCAATGACTACTGATAGGAATTAGTTTCCATACAATAACATGGCTCCAGTTTAACCTTGTATTTCTGAACCCTATGATGATCTAAGTTCAGTTCAACACCATAGGGGGGTCTGGCTTTTGCAGCTGCAATGTGGATGTGTAAAGGCGATCACCGTCATCTGGTTACCCAGAATCCACTGCAGCCTATGTCTGTTAAATTGTCAGTTTTCCTTGAGCCGGTGATTGGAGACTAGATACTACTTGtctcccatacactgcacacagagaaggGGAGATCCTGCTACCTAGGGGCATAACAAGTAACCTTGGGGCCTCATGGTAAATTTTGGAATAGCTCCGCTCCATTATGACCACCATCAGCAGCAATTTCAAAATTATTTTGATCATTTTGGTGTCACCAATGCAAACAGATGTTATGTTAGAGGAATCATAGAGGAATAATAGACATAGTGATGTTACAATAGAAGGATAATGCATCTATTGGTGTCACAATAGAAGACTAATGCatgagtgatgtcacaatagaggAAAAAtagacatagtgatgtcacaataggatAATGCACCCATTGGTGTCACAATAGAAGGATAATgcaccagtgatgtcacaatagagggataacacacacacacacacacacacacacacacacacacactaatgtCACAATagaagtataatacacacagtgatgtcaaaataTAAGGAAGAAGCACATACTGATATCACAATAGAGGACTAATGTACACAGACACATCATAGTACAGAGACAAtgcacataatgatgtcacaacaAAGGAAACACACACATATACGGATTTCACAATATCGCAATAAAGCACACAGTCACATCATAGTACAGAGACATGTCACAACACAGAATTAATAAACTGGGTTATGATCACTTAGAACAGTCTTTAGCACTGTCTCTCCTCAGTACTCATAGTATGGATGGATACACGTCACTCCACACTTAGGTGCACTGCTCAAGTAGGGGTCTACTCCTTGCAGAACATTTCACATATACTCGGCACTCAGAATGATGATGGTACAATATGATGgctctttttttccactattatGTTGGGGAGTGTGTGGTGAACATTTTtctaatgtattttatttatctatCAAACTTCCCTtttatagaaaacaggctgtaaagttcccattagcaatacTCTAACTAAGCAATACCAGAGAGACTGTCCGTACACATGTATTCAATGTAGTACACAGAGCTGAAGCATATACCAAAGGGGGGATTGGTCCCAtaaaatggctgtatctccgATTTTATACCACCTACAAAAATGATTCTAGTATCAAAAGAAAGATTCTTGGTTTTCATATGATGTCAGTATTCAAGATGTCAGTATTCAAGAACTAGCTATAacagaacctgagatatcactagaaaaaacacagttgggaatttGATGTAGTATGTAGCAGTTCAGACCTGTGTCCGGATTCTCATCTTTCTTTTGATATCAgatccatttttctaggtggtatataaccagagatacagccatttgaaatgACCATCCTTCTTTGGTAAATGTTTCAGCTCTGCATGTTTACATTGTAACTGTGTACggactttccttagtaacagctctTAGAAGGTTTCTatggagaatgttacagcctgttttataataaaagggAACTAAAATAGTGTAATAAGGAATAtaacaaaaatggtcaccaaacactCCCTGAAACAACAGCGGaaaaaaaatgggagttacactttaagtgcCGAGCAATCAAAACATAGTGTAATGTTTCAGTCTGTATTGGATCTTTATCAAACACGGACTGCAGATGCTGGTGAGAAAAGCCAATGCAAATGGCGCCAAGAGGGACAAGGCTATAGGCTAGAGGAAAGTGCATTCTTCTGAGTGCCGAGTATATTTGGAATCTCCCACTAGTAACGCCTTCCTTCTCtcccttccatagacttctatgggaagCCTGTAACCTGATTTCTCAGTAGTGATTGGAGTCAGTGAACTGTGCAGGAGGTGAGCCAGAAAATAAGAATCAGCTCATATACAGGACAATATTTTTCTCTACCAAAGTTTACAATACTTGTTTGTACTATTGCTCCTTACAAAGATTGCTGAAAAGTACAGTGCCTATAAAAAGTAACCTTATATAGGAAAAAATGCCAGGAAATACCCTTCAAATGAGGGAGTGGCACCAAATTATTAttaggtattatactgtatagtataatacataAGAAATGTCATAAAGAAGAACTACACAAGTAAAaagtgaacatatattccatgtaTAGTAGTTACACATACCCTGAGAAGTGGTAGCAGAACTGCCGCAGACACTGATTATCCCCAAGTGATCTAACATATAGAAGCAAGACGTCTGGAGATGTTTACAAGAAGCCTCTGCAGATATAGTAAGCTGCCTAAAAGCTTAATAAAGCCACGTGTAACACACATAGGTGGCATCAGGCCACTCGACACAAGACTACAATTAATCCCATTAAAAAACAAAGGGATGTATGGTAAAGAAATGTGACCAGCAGTAATGCATCGACAGCAGGCACAGGAAAAACATCCGGTATTAATGTGCACTGAACCAATATAGTATCAGAagatacattctatacatgagcgggaaatacagatgtagcagagctaacctgGACATCTGCAATTAGTTAacctgctgcagtgtgatatcttaccaCAAAAGACAGAAACAACTATTGGTTAATGTTGTCTtctcaattgcagaagttcaggttaaatcTGCACCATCTGTATAAGACAATAAGAACATGTCTCTTTAAGCAGAGCACCAAGTACAAGGATATGTTCCCAAGTGGATTGTTCCCTTTGCATGTTGTAGGGATTGACAGTCCCTCAGTGGTGCTGTCATGGGTAAGATGGAAAATAAAGCTCCGACCCCTAGAATGTAGTATTATGAACTGAACCAGCACAGAATTTGGCACATACATTGAAATACAGGTCATAGGTAGAATCAGTCTAAATCTTCTACTTAGCACAATTCTGATGGTGTCCAGAATATAGTTGTCAGTGCAACTTGTGAAGAAACTGCACTCAGCCTTCCCTGGATGGCAAATCTACCTGACTATACAGTGATGCCTGAGCTACTCTGATGGGTCTCAATGTGGTTGACACCTTCCTATAGCGATGGGGTTATTATTTTCAGTCAAATTGAGCATGCAGGAGCAGGGTGACAAGTGGTGACACTCACTCAGGGACCGCTTTGGCACCAAATTCAAATATTTTTCTGGCAAGCTGCTCCTAGTCTGCC includes the following:
- the UBAP1L gene encoding ubiquitin-associated protein 1-like isoform X2 codes for the protein MYGRKAPMSEVRPTAPPYWMMHERKGVSPNRRSSPQRPSLPVRRCRSLSSSDVNVSRSRSSWGGVENMDKERIFEEDGYSEDDEYSSSEESEREARQREARARLSKSPQPQWSNRPRTSPFVPSPPPRCHCSHNESPPSNVKRRKSVTSSLTSKNELEAANKRIASLVHPQKGNTDSRGSSQGQLQRSNCCGHRLSPTPPPRPNCCCCSKRPYSAGSIPPIRCHKPTYTSLNPYTCLPPTRRSRSDYSGDVLLALSQEERDVIEAVTSMGYPLRRAMIAMQKMGGQSLEQVLGYLGATDRLCKLGYEEAQVEEAMEMFQNSEIKAAEYLRLLLQFNDMGFQQDDIKEVLLIYDNHRDQSLEELMMRAQ
- the UBAP1L gene encoding ubiquitin-associated protein 1-like isoform X1 is translated as MSVLDDVPFRLYDGFTPVPSPEESLSNLSNVNVPDCSDILMCTVHDFSVERKVLDWVEEMYGRKAPMSEVRPTAPPYWMMHERKGVSPNRRSSPQRPSLPVRRCRSLSSSDVNVSRSRSSWGGVENMDKERIFEEDGYSEDDEYSSSEESEREARQREARARLSKSPQPQWSNRPRTSPFVPSPPPRCHCSHNESPPSNVKRRKSVTSSLTSKNELEAANKRIASLVHPQKGNTDSRGSSQGQLQRSNCCGHRLSPTPPPRPNCCCCSKRPYSAGSIPPIRCHKPTYTSLNPYTCLPPTRRSRSDYSGDVLLALSQEERDVIEAVTSMGYPLRRAMIAMQKMGGQSLEQVLGYLGATDRLCKLGYEEAQVEEAMEMFQNSEIKAAEYLRLLLQFNDMGFQQDDIKEVLLIYDNHRDQSLEELMMRAQ